A stretch of Verrucomicrobiota bacterium DNA encodes these proteins:
- the ilvC gene encoding ketol-acid reductoisomerase: protein MAKLYYDKDADLKALKGKTVAIIGYGSQGRAQALNMRDSGVNVIVAELEGTANHKRAKADEFKPLTAAEAAKQGDIVQLLLPDTVQPHVYKADVAAAMTKGKALVFSHGFNIHYNQIKPPATIDVYMVAPKGPGDLVRREYEAGAGVPCAIAVEQDATGKAKTLALAHAKAIGGTRAGVLETTFAEETETDLFGEQVILCGGTTALIQAAFETLVEAGYQPEVAYFEVCHELKLIVDLIYQRGIGGMREVVSDTAEYGDMTRGPRVIGEASRAAMEEILDEIRSGEFAREWLLENQAGRPVYTALKRDGQQHPIEAVGGKLRAMMPFIQDKKKK, encoded by the coding sequence ATGGCGAAGCTGTATTACGACAAGGACGCGGACCTCAAAGCGCTCAAAGGCAAGACGGTGGCCATCATTGGCTACGGCTCACAGGGCCGCGCTCAGGCGCTCAACATGCGCGACAGCGGCGTCAACGTGATCGTCGCCGAGCTTGAAGGCACGGCCAACCACAAGCGCGCGAAGGCCGACGAGTTCAAGCCGCTGACGGCGGCCGAGGCCGCCAAGCAGGGCGATATCGTGCAACTGCTTCTGCCCGACACGGTGCAACCGCATGTGTACAAGGCCGATGTCGCCGCGGCCATGACCAAGGGCAAGGCGCTCGTGTTCTCGCACGGGTTCAACATCCACTACAACCAGATCAAGCCGCCGGCGACCATTGACGTCTACATGGTGGCGCCGAAGGGTCCTGGCGACCTCGTTCGCCGCGAGTACGAGGCAGGCGCCGGCGTGCCGTGCGCGATCGCCGTCGAGCAGGACGCTACGGGCAAGGCCAAGACGCTTGCGCTCGCGCACGCGAAGGCCATCGGCGGCACGCGCGCCGGCGTGCTCGAGACAACGTTTGCCGAGGAGACCGAGACCGACCTGTTCGGCGAGCAGGTCATTCTGTGCGGCGGCACGACGGCGCTGATCCAGGCGGCATTCGAAACCCTCGTCGAGGCCGGCTACCAGCCGGAGGTCGCTTACTTCGAGGTCTGCCACGAGCTCAAGCTCATCGTCGACCTGATCTATCAGCGCGGCATCGGCGGTATGCGCGAGGTCGTGAGCGATACGGCCGAGTACGGCGACATGACGCGCGGGCCGCGCGTGATCGGCGAGGCCTCGCGCGCCGCGATGGAGGAGATCCTCGACGAGATCCGCAGCGGCGAGTTCGCCCGCGAGTGGCTGCTCGAGAACCAGGCCGGGCGGCCCGTCTACACTGCCTTGAAGCGTGACGGCCAGCAGCACCCGATCGAAGCGGTCGGCGGCAAGCTGCGCGCCATGATGCCGTTTATCCAGGACAAAAAGAAGAAATAA
- the ilvN gene encoding acetolactate synthase small subunit — translation MKHIISVLVQNKFGVLSRVANLFSARGFNIDSLSVGETQDTSTSRMTIVVEGDDRVLEQVTKQLNKLIDVIKVIDFQGGEFVDRELVLIKVNATATTRAEIMQMVDIFRARIVSVREKHFTIEVTGTEDKISAFLDLMRPFGIKELARTGKVAIARA, via the coding sequence ATGAAGCACATCATTTCGGTGCTGGTGCAGAACAAGTTCGGCGTGCTCTCGCGCGTGGCCAACCTGTTCAGCGCGCGCGGGTTCAACATCGACAGCCTGTCGGTAGGCGAGACGCAGGACACCTCGACCTCGCGCATGACGATCGTGGTCGAGGGCGACGACCGTGTTCTCGAGCAGGTCACCAAGCAGCTCAACAAGCTCATCGATGTGATCAAGGTCATTGACTTCCAGGGCGGCGAGTTCGTCGACCGTGAGCTCGTGCTCATCAAGGTCAACGCGACCGCCACCACACGGGCTGAGATCATGCAGATGGTCGATATCTTCCGCGCGCGCATCGTGAGCGTGCGCGAGAAGCACTTCACCATCGAAGTCACCGGCACAGAGGACAAGATCAGCGCGTTTCTTGATCTCATGCGCCCATTCGGCATCAAGGAGCTCGCGCGTACGGGCAAGGTGGCGATTGCGCGGGCATAG
- the ilvB gene encoding biosynthetic-type acetolactate synthase large subunit translates to MNGAELVIDCLQKEGVDVMFGFPGGSVLDIFDLLNKSEIKLVLVRHEQGAAHMADGYARSTGRVGVCIATSGPGATNLVTGIATAYMDSIPMVAITGQVPTPMIGNDAFQEADVTGITRPITKHNYLVKSTDELPAVIKEAFYIARSGRPGPVVIDIPKDVQKAKSSKRYPEKHEMPGYKPTVEGHVRQIKKMADAIKAAKRPIIYAGGGVLLSGAWDELRELVRKTGIPVTTTLMGLGAFDEADPLSLKMLGMHGTKYANLAVCEADLVIAIGSRFDDRVTGRLDQFAAHATFVHIDVDPSSISKNIEVHIPVVGDCKHVLAKLNEIVEPGDYAAWIEKVAEWKAKYPLKYQQDENGPIKPQYIIERICAAVNGNAVVTTDVGQHQMWAAQFFTHRYPRSFCSSGGLGTMGYGLPAAIGAQFGNPNKRVVCFAGDGSIQMNIQELATAVDHRLPIVVCILDNRYLGMVRQWQRLFYGRNYAHTCLVDTANRSGEPRIDPKSESAPPPYHPDFVKLADAYGAAGLRVDKLAGVQAAIDQALAETTRPTVIDFIVAPEEDVWPMVPSGAAIHEMIDESDYTLL, encoded by the coding sequence ATGAATGGCGCAGAACTGGTCATCGATTGCCTTCAGAAAGAAGGCGTGGACGTCATGTTCGGTTTCCCGGGCGGGTCGGTGCTCGACATCTTCGACTTGCTCAACAAATCCGAGATCAAGCTGGTCCTTGTGCGTCACGAGCAGGGCGCGGCCCACATGGCCGACGGATACGCGCGCTCGACGGGCCGGGTGGGTGTCTGCATCGCAACGAGCGGCCCCGGGGCGACCAACCTGGTCACCGGCATCGCCACGGCGTACATGGACTCGATCCCGATGGTGGCGATCACGGGCCAGGTGCCGACGCCCATGATCGGCAACGACGCGTTCCAGGAAGCCGACGTGACCGGGATCACGCGGCCGATCACGAAGCACAACTACCTCGTGAAGTCCACCGATGAGCTGCCCGCGGTCATCAAGGAGGCGTTCTACATCGCCCGCTCGGGCCGGCCGGGGCCGGTCGTGATCGACATCCCCAAGGACGTGCAGAAGGCCAAGAGCTCAAAGCGCTACCCCGAGAAGCACGAGATGCCGGGCTACAAACCGACGGTCGAAGGCCACGTGCGCCAGATCAAGAAGATGGCCGACGCGATCAAGGCGGCCAAGCGCCCGATCATCTACGCCGGCGGCGGCGTGCTCTTGAGCGGCGCATGGGACGAGCTGCGCGAGCTCGTGCGGAAGACCGGCATCCCGGTCACCACCACGCTCATGGGCCTGGGCGCGTTCGACGAGGCCGACCCGCTCTCGCTCAAGATGCTCGGCATGCACGGCACCAAGTACGCCAACCTCGCCGTGTGCGAGGCCGACCTTGTGATCGCCATCGGCTCGCGCTTTGATGACCGGGTCACCGGCCGGCTCGACCAGTTCGCCGCGCACGCGACGTTCGTGCACATCGACGTCGATCCGTCGTCGATCTCGAAGAACATCGAGGTCCATATCCCCGTCGTGGGCGACTGCAAGCACGTGCTCGCCAAGCTCAACGAGATCGTCGAGCCGGGCGACTATGCCGCCTGGATCGAGAAGGTGGCTGAGTGGAAGGCCAAATACCCGCTCAAGTATCAGCAAGACGAGAACGGGCCGATCAAGCCGCAGTACATCATCGAGCGCATCTGCGCGGCCGTTAACGGCAACGCGGTCGTGACCACCGACGTGGGCCAGCATCAGATGTGGGCGGCGCAGTTTTTCACGCATCGCTACCCGCGCTCGTTCTGCTCCTCGGGCGGACTGGGCACGATGGGCTACGGGCTGCCGGCGGCGATCGGGGCGCAGTTCGGCAATCCGAACAAGCGGGTCGTCTGCTTCGCCGGCGACGGCAGCATCCAGATGAACATCCAGGAGCTGGCGACCGCCGTGGACCACCGGCTGCCGATCGTCGTGTGCATTCTCGACAACCGCTACCTCGGCATGGTGCGCCAGTGGCAACGGCTTTTCTACGGCCGCAACTACGCGCACACGTGCCTGGTCGACACGGCGAACCGCTCGGGCGAGCCGCGCATCGACCCGAAATCCGAGAGCGCCCCGCCGCCGTACCATCCGGACTTTGTTAAGCTCGCCGACGCCTATGGCGCCGCCGGCTTGCGCGTCGACAAGCTCGCCGGCGTCCAGGCCGCCATCGACCAGGCGCTCGCCGAGACCACGCGGCCGACGGTGATCGATTTCATCGTCGCGCCCGAGGAAGATGTCTGGCCCATGGTGCCCAGCGGCGCGGCCATACACGAGATGATAGACGAGAGCGATTACACGCTGCTGTAG
- a CDS encoding DUF4405 domain-containing protein: MMKNTINYIINAVLAALMLDIAFIGILLGFVIPKGERAGYEVKLLLGLHRHDWGDLHMVLSLALLVLIVVHVWLHWSWVVACTQRLLCRTTWGIVAVVIVAAAVIFVVAWQASPRAYARKDKGAGQRIEDGQPRRGQGEGRRGQ; encoded by the coding sequence ATGATGAAGAACACCATCAACTACATCATCAATGCCGTCCTGGCCGCGCTCATGCTTGACATCGCGTTCATCGGTATCCTTCTCGGGTTCGTCATCCCCAAGGGCGAGCGCGCGGGGTATGAGGTCAAACTGCTGCTGGGCCTGCATCGGCACGACTGGGGCGACCTGCACATGGTGCTCTCGCTCGCGCTGCTGGTCCTGATTGTTGTCCACGTCTGGCTGCATTGGTCGTGGGTAGTGGCCTGCACGCAGCGGCTCTTGTGCCGGACGACGTGGGGCATCGTGGCCGTGGTGATCGTGGCGGCGGCCGTCATCTTCGTGGTGGCGTGGCAAGCGTCGCCGCGCGCCTATGCGCGCAAGGACAAAGGCGCGGGCCAGCGCATCGAAGACGGGCAGCCGCGCCGTGGCCAGGGCGAGGGCCGCCGCGGCCAATGA
- a CDS encoding MFS transporter, whose amino-acid sequence MARDELTLREKIAYGYADFGFGIAFSFIGLYLFPYLAHKTAVGVSLAAAVLLVGKAWDAVTDPLIGALSDRTHSRWGRRRPWLLLGAVPFGLSFIAIWLLPIEFGKWDAFAFASVVYLLHATAYTCVAVPHASLTPELTRDYDARTGLTSYRMVFSILGVMVGSVLPPRLVGGEMAHWTQAGFARAAAICAIVMVTGPLVVFLGCRERHPERVVRRVSMLEGFRLVLHNRPFFLALSMYLAAWVALSMTTGMFVIYFNAWLRYARVLDYVLLATFITAAVMLPVWVHVSARLGKRAAYILGMSIYAAVGLGTLALRPSAPEQVWIFAVGAGIGISAIYVLPWAIVPDCIEYDELKTGMRREGTFYGFVTFAQKLAAAAGIFLIGTRLGLLDYNPSAPTPRLTVLWAIRLLFGPVPACVALLGIFAALFYPITKTRHEEIRAALRARSGQANDHTDGGTEP is encoded by the coding sequence ATGGCGCGCGACGAGCTGACGCTTCGGGAGAAGATCGCCTACGGCTATGCCGATTTCGGCTTCGGCATCGCTTTCTCGTTTATCGGTCTCTACCTGTTCCCGTATCTCGCGCATAAAACGGCCGTCGGCGTCTCTCTGGCTGCCGCCGTGCTCTTGGTCGGCAAGGCGTGGGACGCTGTCACTGACCCCCTGATCGGCGCGCTGAGCGACCGCACGCACAGCCGCTGGGGGCGGCGCCGCCCGTGGCTGCTGCTGGGCGCGGTGCCGTTCGGGTTGTCGTTTATCGCGATCTGGCTGCTCCCGATCGAGTTCGGCAAGTGGGATGCGTTCGCCTTTGCCTCCGTCGTCTACCTGCTCCATGCCACGGCCTACACGTGCGTCGCCGTGCCGCACGCCTCGCTCACCCCGGAGCTGACGCGCGACTACGACGCCCGCACGGGGCTCACGTCGTACCGCATGGTGTTCTCGATCCTGGGCGTCATGGTGGGTTCCGTGCTGCCGCCGCGGCTCGTCGGCGGCGAGATGGCGCACTGGACCCAGGCCGGTTTCGCGCGTGCGGCGGCTATCTGCGCGATCGTCATGGTCACCGGGCCGCTCGTGGTGTTCCTCGGCTGCCGCGAGCGCCATCCCGAGCGCGTCGTGCGGCGTGTGTCGATGCTCGAGGGTTTCCGGCTCGTGCTGCACAACCGGCCGTTCTTCCTGGCGCTCTCGATGTACTTGGCCGCGTGGGTCGCGCTCTCGATGACCACGGGCATGTTTGTCATCTACTTCAATGCGTGGCTGCGCTACGCGCGCGTGCTCGATTATGTCCTGCTGGCCACGTTCATCACGGCCGCCGTCATGCTCCCCGTCTGGGTCCATGTCAGCGCCCGCCTCGGCAAACGCGCCGCGTACATTCTGGGCATGTCCATCTACGCCGCCGTGGGTCTCGGCACGCTCGCCTTGAGGCCGTCGGCGCCCGAGCAGGTCTGGATCTTCGCCGTCGGCGCGGGCATCGGCATCTCGGCCATCTACGTGCTGCCCTGGGCCATCGTGCCCGACTGCATCGAGTATGACGAGCTCAAGACCGGCATGCGGCGTGAAGGGACGTTTTACGGGTTTGTCACCTTCGCCCAGAAGCTGGCCGCGGCCGCCGGCATCTTTCTGATCGGCACGCGGTTGGGGCTTCTCGATTACAACCCGTCCGCGCCGACCCCGCGCCTCACCGTGCTCTGGGCCATTCGCCTGTTGTTCGGCCCCGTGCCGGCGTGCGTCGCCTTGCTCGGCATCTTCGCCGCGCTCTTCTACCCCATCACCAAGACGCGCCATGAAGAGATCCGCGCCGCGCTCCGAGCCCGGTCGGGGCAGGCGAACGACCACACTGATGGAGGCACTGAGCCATGA
- the lptB gene encoding LPS export ABC transporter ATP-binding protein has product MTPEQQTRSDPQPARSVERVESSGVARDALLHAKGLVKVYGGRRVVNEVEITVNRGEIVGLLGKNGAGKTTTFYMIVGLTRPDAGTVTFAGADITRLPMHRRAMLGMGYLSQEPSTFRTMTVEQNILAILETLEKSVHVRRRRCRRLLEELDIVHLARQKAYTLSGGERRRLEICRALVTSPTFIMLDEPFSGVDPIAVFDVQKIIRQLSERGIGVLLTDHNVRETLSIVDRAYIINEGVVEVSGPSEFLINDPTARRVYLGEQFTM; this is encoded by the coding sequence ATGACGCCGGAACAACAGACGCGGAGTGATCCGCAGCCCGCACGGTCCGTCGAGCGCGTCGAGAGCAGCGGCGTGGCGCGCGACGCCTTGTTGCACGCCAAGGGGCTGGTGAAGGTCTACGGCGGGAGGCGCGTCGTCAACGAGGTCGAGATCACGGTTAACCGCGGCGAGATCGTCGGCCTGCTCGGCAAGAACGGTGCGGGCAAGACGACGACGTTCTACATGATCGTCGGGCTGACCCGGCCCGACGCGGGCACGGTGACTTTCGCCGGCGCCGACATCACGCGCCTGCCCATGCACCGGCGCGCGATGCTCGGCATGGGCTACCTGTCGCAGGAGCCCTCGACCTTCCGCACGATGACCGTCGAGCAGAACATCCTGGCCATTCTCGAGACGCTCGAGAAGTCGGTCCACGTGCGCCGGCGCCGCTGCCGGCGCCTGCTCGAGGAGCTCGACATCGTTCACCTTGCCAGGCAGAAGGCCTACACCCTCTCGGGCGGCGAGCGGCGCCGGCTCGAGATCTGCCGCGCGCTTGTGACCTCGCCGACCTTCATCATGCTCGACGAGCCGTTCAGCGGCGTTGATCCGATCGCCGTCTTCGACGTGCAGAAGATCATCCGCCAGCTCAGCGAGCGCGGCATCGGCGTGCTGCTCACCGACCACAACGTGCGCGAGACGCTCTCGATCGTCGACCGCGCCTACATCATCAACGAAGGCGTCGTCGAAGTCAGCGGCCCCTCCGAGTTCCTCATCAACGACCCCACCGCCCGCCGTGTCTACCTCGGCGAGCAGTTCACCATGTAG
- a CDS encoding HAD-IIIA family hydrolase, whose product MIRLIIIDVDGVLTDGTVLVGEAGEPTKRFHVHDGLGLKLAMQAGKIVALMTSAGSEGLLRRAEQLGIERVYQYVPEKGRAYEELRDELGLRDEEICYIGDDLIDLAPMTRAGLPVAVANAVDEVKAVARFVTTRPGGQGAVREVVERILNEEGVWGGIVARLAGGEAAPVNRSVDTP is encoded by the coding sequence GTGATCAGACTCATCATCATTGACGTGGACGGCGTGCTCACCGACGGCACGGTGCTCGTCGGCGAGGCGGGCGAGCCGACGAAGCGTTTCCATGTCCACGACGGGCTCGGCCTCAAACTCGCCATGCAGGCGGGCAAGATCGTGGCGCTCATGACCTCGGCCGGCTCGGAGGGCCTGCTGCGCCGCGCAGAACAACTCGGCATCGAGCGCGTCTATCAGTACGTGCCCGAGAAGGGCCGCGCCTACGAGGAGCTCCGCGACGAGCTCGGCTTGCGCGACGAGGAGATCTGCTACATTGGCGACGATCTGATTGACCTGGCGCCGATGACGCGCGCGGGGCTGCCGGTGGCGGTGGCCAACGCGGTGGACGAGGTCAAAGCGGTCGCCCGGTTCGTGACAACGCGGCCCGGGGGCCAGGGCGCTGTGCGCGAGGTCGTCGAGCGCATCCTCAACGAGGAAGGCGTCTGGGGCGGTATTGTCGCACGGCTCGCCGGCGGCGAGGCGGCGCCCGTCAACAGGAGCGTGGACACGCCATGA
- a CDS encoding KpsF/GutQ family sugar-phosphate isomerase, with protein MAVKEKPTAARDREIARDVLRVEAEAVACLATQLDTQFDAAVEMIDSCAGRVIVTGMGKTGIIGRKIAATLASTGTPAYFVHPEEALHGDLGMIVRNDIVLALSNSGETEEVLRVVTLIETIKKIGARIIAMTGNSDSTLASYADVVVNIAVAREAGPMNLVPTASTTAALAMGDALAVALLCRKGFSPEDYAFYHPGGSIGRKLLTVRHVMRQQNVTPVVHQDARIIDALHEVSRAHAGTVAIVDSDGRLVGVFSDGDLRRSIEKDEGAPRQPIGRFMTKNPTTVTPDVLVAEALRTVKDRDIGALIVVDADERPIGIVDERDLLGLA; from the coding sequence ATGGCAGTGAAGGAAAAGCCGACGGCCGCGCGTGACCGCGAGATCGCCCGGGATGTGCTGCGCGTCGAGGCCGAAGCCGTCGCCTGCCTGGCCACGCAGCTCGACACGCAGTTCGACGCCGCCGTCGAAATGATCGACTCCTGCGCCGGGCGCGTCATCGTCACCGGCATGGGCAAGACGGGCATCATCGGCCGCAAGATCGCCGCGACGCTCGCCTCGACGGGCACGCCGGCCTACTTCGTTCACCCCGAAGAGGCGCTCCACGGCGACCTCGGAATGATCGTGCGCAACGACATCGTGCTCGCCCTCTCCAACAGCGGCGAGACCGAGGAGGTGCTGCGCGTCGTCACGCTCATCGAGACGATCAAGAAAATCGGCGCGCGGATTATCGCCATGACGGGCAACTCCGACTCGACGCTGGCGAGCTACGCCGACGTCGTGGTCAACATCGCCGTCGCGCGCGAAGCCGGCCCCATGAACCTTGTGCCGACGGCGAGCACGACGGCCGCGCTCGCCATGGGCGACGCGCTCGCCGTGGCGTTGCTCTGCCGCAAGGGCTTCAGCCCCGAGGACTACGCGTTCTACCACCCCGGCGGGAGCATCGGCCGCAAGCTGCTCACGGTGCGCCACGTCATGCGCCAGCAGAATGTGACGCCCGTCGTGCACCAGGACGCGCGCATCATCGACGCGCTCCACGAGGTTTCGCGCGCCCACGCGGGCACGGTGGCCATCGTCGATTCCGACGGCCGCCTCGTCGGCGTGTTCAGCGACGGCGACCTGCGCCGCTCGATCGAGAAGGACGAGGGCGCGCCGCGCCAGCCCATCGGCCGGTTCATGACCAAGAACCCGACCACTGTGACGCCCGACGTGCTCGTGGCCGAGGCGCTGCGCACGGTCAAAGACCGCGACATCGGAGCGCTCATCGTTGTGGACGCGGACGAGCGGCCTATCGGCATTGTGGACGAGCGCGACCTGCTCGGCCTCGCCTGA
- a CDS encoding PKD domain-containing protein, whose translation MRAYGSGRCDDLATFRELFEAAKADVLGSGLRTAIYDNGNPFAEGAPRCLAVYDALLRAPERGYYGVRFKASGYACLLLDGQPLLEQRRALGSFTAEHAVFLEQGLHQLQLCVLSRHPTNYYVLLEWQPPNAAAYTSVPPEALPSDVGLTPIARQRVGQPMNAFFGARVFGQSSLVRTDIVLSSVRFENLSASSLGEIKSCRWDFGDGATSDAHDPDHTYRGAGTYTVTLTARDTLGFEASFSRSLTVGTDVRGRMELIFSEQEERKIVLGDYNSGGDATVAVCVGFKLLADINADLVVEQRLEWRGYEVTILHETLDELMQVGDEQVQLAGLMDAAAGLGHGPPAEPGRPPSSDSASVRPPADGAGRMPSGPSTGGGRRVATGGRQSSEDTTTGDSVPSEASQAVTIVEKLAEDASGLSRSERISRLKEAAARLKAAVPHLGDPMSPEAAEALNRLDALLVRIEDAITGQQTAMLQLPGLDPLQAAIRVVKTASSRLERELVFEVTLPNLPGRFVVESTVRYGEAVLARQVMRVVLDTDPFPELAAYDPNLVDTDGANVIVKATGRKRLAREPLAQVLGDSPGALRVALIDNSLCPGGPGADEATLYYGLLEKKLAAAFPSRTIVVKRFATERDTLGHFPVKRLLEAGAAIEAFQPHAVVVTLDQADLLARTPAETVTTYLEIMVNHFAAHTRAKMAVVTPPPRPFAADSSKVFAVALGRFALAHNVDLADLYEAVNLSGGDWKALYVDDAVEGEDNVYMMYMNAAGQRLAVDTILKALLRE comes from the coding sequence ATGCGCGCCTACGGCAGCGGACGGTGTGATGACCTCGCCACGTTCCGCGAGCTCTTCGAGGCCGCCAAAGCCGACGTTCTCGGCTCCGGGCTGCGCACCGCCATCTATGACAACGGCAATCCGTTCGCCGAGGGGGCACCGCGCTGCCTGGCCGTCTACGACGCCTTGCTGCGCGCGCCCGAGCGCGGGTATTACGGAGTGCGGTTCAAAGCGAGTGGCTACGCCTGCCTGCTGCTCGATGGACAGCCGTTGCTCGAGCAACGCCGCGCGCTGGGCAGCTTCACGGCCGAGCACGCCGTCTTCCTCGAACAGGGCCTCCATCAGCTCCAGCTCTGCGTTCTCAGCCGCCACCCGACCAACTACTACGTGCTGCTCGAGTGGCAGCCGCCCAACGCGGCCGCCTACACGTCCGTGCCGCCCGAAGCACTGCCGTCCGACGTGGGGCTCACGCCCATCGCGCGCCAACGTGTCGGCCAGCCCATGAACGCGTTCTTCGGCGCGCGCGTGTTCGGCCAGTCGAGCCTTGTGCGAACCGACATCGTGCTCTCCTCCGTGCGCTTCGAGAACCTGAGCGCGTCGAGCCTCGGCGAGATCAAGTCGTGCCGGTGGGACTTCGGCGACGGCGCGACGAGCGACGCGCACGACCCGGACCACACCTATCGCGGCGCCGGCACGTACACCGTGACGCTCACCGCGCGCGACACGCTCGGCTTCGAGGCGTCGTTCTCGCGATCGCTCACAGTCGGCACCGATGTGCGCGGCAGGATGGAGCTCATCTTCAGCGAGCAGGAGGAGCGCAAGATCGTTCTCGGCGACTACAACTCGGGCGGTGACGCCACCGTGGCGGTGTGTGTCGGGTTCAAGCTCCTCGCTGACATCAACGCCGACCTCGTTGTCGAGCAGCGCCTCGAGTGGCGCGGCTACGAAGTGACGATCCTCCACGAGACGCTCGACGAACTCATGCAGGTCGGCGACGAGCAGGTCCAACTCGCTGGGCTCATGGATGCCGCCGCCGGCCTCGGGCATGGACCGCCGGCGGAACCAGGCAGGCCGCCGTCGAGCGACTCCGCGTCGGTCCGGCCGCCGGCCGATGGGGCAGGGCGTATGCCCTCAGGTCCGTCGACGGGAGGAGGCCGCCGGGTTGCGACCGGGGGCCGCCAGTCTTCCGAGGACACCACAACAGGTGACTCGGTTCCGTCCGAGGCGTCGCAGGCGGTTACTATCGTCGAGAAACTGGCCGAGGACGCGAGCGGCCTTTCGCGGTCCGAGCGCATCTCCCGGCTCAAGGAAGCCGCCGCGCGCCTGAAGGCGGCCGTCCCGCATCTCGGCGACCCGATGTCGCCCGAAGCCGCTGAAGCACTGAACCGACTCGACGCGCTGCTGGTGCGCATCGAAGACGCCATTACAGGCCAGCAGACGGCGATGCTCCAACTGCCTGGCCTCGACCCGCTGCAGGCCGCGATCCGCGTCGTCAAAACGGCAAGCTCGCGGCTCGAGCGCGAGCTCGTCTTCGAGGTCACACTGCCCAACCTGCCGGGCCGGTTCGTCGTCGAGAGCACGGTGCGCTACGGCGAGGCCGTGCTCGCGCGCCAAGTGATGCGTGTCGTGCTCGACACCGATCCTTTCCCCGAGCTGGCCGCGTACGACCCGAACCTCGTGGATACAGACGGCGCCAACGTGATCGTCAAAGCGACCGGTCGCAAGCGGCTCGCCCGCGAGCCTCTCGCGCAGGTCCTCGGCGACTCGCCCGGCGCGCTGCGCGTGGCCCTTATCGACAACTCGCTCTGTCCGGGCGGGCCGGGCGCCGACGAGGCAACACTCTATTACGGCCTGCTCGAGAAGAAGCTTGCGGCCGCCTTCCCGTCGAGGACGATCGTAGTCAAGCGCTTCGCCACCGAGCGCGACACGCTCGGCCACTTCCCCGTCAAGCGCCTGCTCGAGGCCGGCGCGGCCATCGAAGCGTTTCAGCCGCACGCGGTCGTTGTCACACTGGACCAGGCAGATCTCCTCGCCCGGACGCCGGCCGAGACGGTGACCACCTACCTCGAGATCATGGTGAACCACTTCGCCGCGCACACGCGGGCCAAGATGGCCGTCGTCACCCCGCCGCCGCGGCCGTTCGCGGCGGACAGCTCGAAGGTGTTCGCCGTGGCGCTCGGCCGGTTCGCGCTCGCCCACAATGTGGACTTGGCCGATCTCTACGAGGCGGTCAACCTCAGCGGCGGCGACTGGAAGGCGCTCTATGTCGACGACGCGGTCGAGGGCGAAGACAACGTCTACATGATGTACATGAACGCGGCCGGCCAGCGCCTGGCGGTCGACACGATACTCAAGGCACTGCTGAGGGAGTAG
- a CDS encoding prepilin-type N-terminal cleavage/methylation domain-containing protein — MLALRRARFSHGLTLLELLIVFAVLAILALILLPAVGSIRERSRVVLCRSRLDQWGQAFGMYAVEWDGLWPHADSNYGIARGDGGNPPGECCWVDVLPPHMGLRPMRELRDAGELPGADTVYQCPSVLPEPGKPDFDYATSGYYSYAMNSYLEADFHGWNYPPFVDTDMIRRGEVTVLLFDQNLDPAVVPEMGESEKAGQAGMFPSYSVGMFTLRHSGGGNVLFCDLHVEHIKRKMWLDSWPPRADAWVQFFPY; from the coding sequence ATGCTGGCGTTGCGCCGCGCTCGTTTCTCGCATGGGCTAACGCTGCTCGAACTGCTCATCGTTTTTGCCGTGCTTGCCATTCTGGCTCTGATCCTCCTCCCCGCTGTCGGCAGCATCCGCGAGCGGTCACGCGTGGTGCTGTGCCGCTCGCGGCTCGATCAGTGGGGCCAGGCCTTTGGCATGTACGCAGTCGAGTGGGACGGGTTGTGGCCCCACGCCGACTCGAACTACGGCATCGCGCGCGGCGACGGCGGCAACCCGCCGGGCGAGTGCTGCTGGGTCGACGTGCTGCCGCCGCACATGGGGCTGCGTCCCATGCGCGAGCTGCGCGACGCGGGCGAGCTGCCGGGCGCCGACACCGTCTACCAGTGCCCGTCCGTCCTGCCCGAGCCGGGCAAGCCCGACTTCGACTACGCCACCTCCGGCTACTACAGCTACGCGATGAACTCGTACCTCGAAGCCGACTTCCACGGCTGGAACTACCCGCCGTTCGTCGATACCGACATGATCCGGCGAGGCGAGGTCACCGTACTCCTGTTCGACCAGAACCTCGACCCCGCGGTCGTGCCTGAGATGGGGGAATCCGAGAAGGCCGGGCAGGCCGGCATGTTCCCGTCGTACTCGGTCGGCATGTTCACGCTGCGACACAGCGGCGGCGGCAACGTGCTGTTCTGCGACCTGCACGTCGAGCACATCAAGCGCAAGATGTGGCTCGATTCCTGGCCGCCACGCGCTGACGCATGGGTACAGTTTTTCCCGTATTAG